From a region of the Methanobrevibacter thaueri genome:
- a CDS encoding ADP-ribosylglycohydrolase family protein — protein sequence MKVKDGIVGLIVGDALGVPVEFKSGYDLSQNPITKMEGYGTYNQPAGTWSDDSAMTLATMHSIVQKQGIDYEDIMDKFVAWYSEAKYMQGNSTFDCGVTTSSAISRYVGQNTPALESGCKGERDNGNGSLMRVLPLAYVKDIDYETIENVSGLTHAHPRSKIACVLYVEMAKSMLENSGWTMEEHIFSACDKIKEYYKDSPELKHFERIFNNDLEIVSGKGYVISTFEVVVRCLLITENYADAVLEAVNIGIDTDTNAAICGGLAGIYYGFDSIPVDWVNEIDRIDEVLSLCERFEAFCDESQ from the coding sequence ATGAAAGTTAAAGATGGAATTGTCGGTTTAATAGTTGGGGACGCTTTAGGCGTTCCTGTAGAGTTTAAATCAGGATATGATCTTAGCCAAAATCCTATCACAAAAATGGAAGGTTATGGAACTTATAACCAACCTGCAGGAACATGGTCTGACGATTCAGCCATGACCCTTGCCACAATGCACAGCATAGTCCAAAAGCAGGGCATCGATTATGAGGACATAATGGACAAATTTGTAGCCTGGTATAGTGAGGCAAAATACATGCAGGGCAACAGCACATTTGACTGTGGAGTTACCACATCAAGTGCAATATCCAGATATGTCGGTCAAAACACTCCTGCATTGGAATCAGGATGCAAAGGGGAAAGGGACAACGGTAACGGGTCTCTAATGAGAGTCCTGCCATTGGCTTACGTCAAGGACATTGACTATGAGACAATCGAAAACGTTTCAGGCCTGACCCATGCACATCCAAGGTCCAAAATCGCTTGCGTATTATATGTTGAGATGGCCAAATCAATGCTTGAAAATTCAGGATGGACAATGGAGGAACACATATTTTCAGCATGCGACAAGATCAAGGAATACTATAAGGATTCACCTGAACTTAAACACTTTGAAAGAATATTCAACAATGATTTGGAAATCGTAAGTGGAAAGGGATATGTAATCAGCACTTTTGAAGTTGTTGTCCGCTGTTTATTAATCACCGAAAATTATGCCGATGCAGTTCTTGAGGCAGTCAACATAGGCATAGATACCGACACCAATGCCGCAATTTGCGGAGGGTTGGCTGGAATCTATTACGGTTTTGACTCAATACCTGTAGATTGGGTGAATGAAATAGACAGAATTGATGAAGTGCTTTCATTATGTGAAAGATTCGAGGCATTTTGTGATGAATCTCAGTGA
- the lonB gene encoding ATP-dependent protease LonB, with the protein MLDYNNIKSSQDIEVPPLLIDQVIGHEESIETIKKAAKQRRNVLLIGDPGVGKSMLAKGMAQILPHETLQDILVYPNIEDNNHPLVRSVPAGEGKKIVRATKGSAKGHEERKTIITMFAIGGILVIGFMYGRLLESIIAAALILLISIQIKPKSNNMSPKLLVNNEESRFAPFMDATGAHAGALLGDVRHDPYQSGGLGTPAHERVEAGMIHKANKGVLYIDEIGTMSMKTQQELLSAMQEKQYAITGQSENSSGAMVRSQAVPCDFVLVASGNLQVLEGMHIAMRSRIRGYGYEVFMKDYMDDTTENREKLVQFVAQEVKNDGRIPHFAPDALDEIIMEAKRRSGKQDALTLRLRDLGGLVRSAGDVAIEKGAEIVTAEHVVEAKRFARTLEQQIADRSIMQRKDYSMVSAEGGRIGLVNGLAVIGDRSGIVSPIAAEAAPTQSKSGGQIIATGKLGEIAQESVQNVSALIKKYTNKDISNYDIHVQFIQTYDGVEGDSASVSIATAVISAIEEIPIDQTVALTGSLNVRGDVMPIGGATAKIEAAAEAGMKKVLIPKSNLKDVMIEKKYEDMIEIIPTETLSDVLENILISGSSKDKLIEKMKNIGSKVAEKVPQTSINNPTTN; encoded by the coding sequence ATGTTAGATTATAATAATATCAAAAGTTCACAAGATATAGAAGTCCCACCTTTATTAATTGATCAAGTGATTGGACACGAAGAATCAATTGAAACAATTAAAAAAGCTGCAAAACAGAGAAGGAACGTTTTGTTAATTGGTGATCCTGGTGTCGGAAAATCAATGCTTGCAAAAGGTATGGCACAAATTCTACCACATGAAACTCTTCAAGATATATTAGTATACCCTAATATAGAAGACAACAACCACCCATTAGTAAGATCTGTCCCAGCAGGGGAAGGTAAAAAAATAGTTAGAGCAACAAAAGGCTCAGCAAAAGGCCATGAAGAAAGAAAGACCATAATTACAATGTTCGCAATCGGAGGAATACTGGTAATCGGATTCATGTATGGAAGATTACTCGAATCAATCATTGCGGCAGCGTTAATCTTATTGATATCAATTCAAATAAAACCGAAATCCAATAACATGTCTCCAAAATTATTGGTAAATAATGAGGAGTCCAGATTCGCACCGTTCATGGATGCTACAGGGGCTCACGCAGGAGCATTGTTAGGGGATGTACGTCACGACCCATACCAATCCGGTGGGTTAGGCACGCCTGCACATGAACGTGTTGAAGCGGGAATGATTCACAAGGCAAATAAAGGGGTTTTATACATTGACGAAATCGGTACAATGAGCATGAAAACCCAACAGGAATTATTGTCTGCAATGCAGGAAAAGCAATACGCAATCACAGGTCAAAGCGAGAACTCAAGTGGTGCAATGGTAAGATCCCAGGCTGTACCATGTGACTTTGTGCTTGTGGCATCAGGAAACCTTCAAGTTTTAGAAGGAATGCACATTGCTATGAGGTCCAGAATCAGAGGATATGGTTATGAAGTGTTCATGAAGGATTACATGGATGATACAACCGAAAACCGTGAAAAATTAGTCCAATTCGTAGCTCAGGAAGTTAAAAACGATGGAAGAATTCCTCACTTTGCTCCGGATGCATTGGATGAAATCATCATGGAAGCAAAAAGAAGGTCCGGAAAGCAGGATGCATTGACCCTAAGGCTTAGGGATTTAGGTGGACTGGTAAGGTCCGCCGGAGATGTGGCTATTGAAAAAGGAGCGGAAATCGTAACCGCAGAACATGTTGTCGAGGCTAAAAGATTCGCAAGAACCCTTGAACAGCAAATAGCTGACAGGTCCATTATGCAAAGAAAAGACTACAGTATGGTATCTGCCGAAGGAGGCAGAATCGGTCTTGTAAATGGTCTTGCAGTTATAGGTGACAGAAGCGGTATCGTTTCACCGATTGCAGCGGAAGCTGCACCGACACAATCAAAAAGCGGTGGTCAAATAATCGCTACCGGTAAATTGGGTGAAATCGCACAGGAATCCGTTCAAAACGTAAGTGCATTAATCAAGAAATACACTAACAAGGACATTTCCAACTATGACATTCACGTTCAGTTCATCCAGACCTATGACGGTGTGGAAGGTGACTCCGCAAGTGTGAGCATTGCAACAGCTGTAATATCTGCAATTGAAGAGATTCCAATTGACCAGACCGTTGCATTGACCGGTTCACTTAACGTACGTGGTGATGTAATGCCTATTGGTGGAGCAACCGCAAAAATCGAAGCGGCTGCAGAGGCTGGAATGAAAAAGGTATTGATTCCAAAATCCAACCTTAAAGATGTGATGATTGAGAAGAAATACGAAGACATGATTGAAATCATTCCAACCGAAACTTTGAGTGATGTTTTGGAAAACATTCTAATCAGCGGATCCAGCAAGGATAAACTGATTGAAAAAATGAAAAATATCGGTTCAAAAGTTGCAGAAAAAGTTCCACAAACAAGTATTAACAATCCAACTACAAACTAG
- a CDS encoding heparan-alpha-glucosaminide N-acetyltransferase domain-containing protein: MFSSEKINVGRQVDLDLAKGFSIIFMVFVHCLLFAETFSASYSPLYYHAINDFLGGPMCAPLFMFCMGVGIAYSRRSQSDIMIKRGISLLFLGILVDFGEFVMAHFLCGYLLNDWTLFPIYGGLVMFTVDILEFAALSFIVFGIFKKFNISNRQMILFALVLSVIGSFVRMLSFDSNLYNLLFGYLVGTQLHFTTFPFFNWFIFPVIGYVWGQYFIRAYKDKFFKYWPVFFIIPLIYFYFSMSAPGAFLVDDAHYYYMTTIDAFFCLIYIHGAMGFFYTISDKLPQKVKDIAATLSRHINEIYIAQWFLIPLFIIVIVYLVKGIVFNDLSVTIVSIVVLILSTLLAMGNRKIAKMRSH; the protein is encoded by the coding sequence ATGTTTAGTTCCGAAAAAATTAATGTCGGAAGGCAAGTTGATTTGGATTTAGCAAAAGGATTTTCCATCATATTCATGGTTTTTGTTCATTGTCTCCTGTTTGCGGAGACTTTTAGTGCTTCATACAGCCCACTTTATTATCATGCAATTAACGATTTCCTTGGAGGACCTATGTGCGCCCCATTATTCATGTTCTGTATGGGTGTGGGTATTGCATATTCAAGGCGTAGTCAAAGTGACATAATGATAAAAAGGGGTATAAGCCTATTGTTTTTAGGAATTCTTGTGGATTTTGGAGAATTCGTAATGGCTCATTTTTTATGTGGCTACCTATTGAATGACTGGACCCTTTTCCCAATATATGGGGGATTGGTCATGTTTACAGTGGATATTTTGGAATTTGCGGCTTTAAGCTTTATTGTATTTGGTATTTTCAAGAAATTTAACATTAGCAACAGGCAAATGATTTTGTTCGCATTGGTGTTGTCTGTTATTGGAAGTTTTGTGAGAATGTTGTCTTTTGACAGCAATCTTTATAATCTGCTGTTTGGATATTTAGTAGGTACTCAGCTTCATTTCACAACATTCCCGTTCTTTAATTGGTTTATTTTCCCTGTGATTGGGTATGTTTGGGGACAGTATTTCATAAGAGCATATAAGGACAAGTTCTTTAAGTATTGGCCGGTATTCTTCATAATCCCGTTGATCTATTTCTATTTCTCAATGAGTGCACCGGGAGCCTTCTTGGTTGATGATGCTCATTATTACTATATGACCACAATCGATGCTTTCTTTTGTCTAATATATATTCACGGGGCAATGGGATTCTTCTATACCATTAGCGATAAGTTGCCTCAGAAAGTTAAGGATATTGCAGCTACTTTAAGCAGGCATATTAATGAAATTTATATAGCCCAGTGGTTCCTTATTCCGCTATTTATTATTGTGATTGTTTATTTGGTAAAAGGAATAGTTTTCAATGATTTGAGCGTTACTATTGTTTCAATAGTTGTTTTAATCCTGTCCACTTTGTTGGCCATGGGAAATAGGAAGATTGCAAAAATGCGCAGTCATTAA
- the cobQ gene encoding cobyric acid synthase CobQ, translated as MTHCIMVQGTSSNAGKSMLVAALCRIYKTRGYKVAPFKSQNMSLNSYTTKENGEIGIAQMLQAEAAMIEPSIHMNPVLLKPKGDFTSNVIIQGKSIGDMNFYDYQHKYHDTAFNAIKESFKILSEEYDVIIIEGAGSPAEINMRDQDIANMEIAHLADANVILIADIEMGGVFAAIAGTYVLLDDYDRSRLKATVINKFRGNLDILKPGLDRIEEITGEPVLGVLPYDETLKLPEEDSASLTTHVFAEDKDLTIGVIRLPKIANFTDIDPFEYESDVALKMIGVNDEIGDVDAIIIPGTRNSTEDMFALRESGLAERIIEKSAEIPIVGICGGLQILGNVIHDEDKRESKHGTIEGLGLLDIESSFSREGKIVTQSTATVPDDLDGIAGEIFKDIVGEEVTGYEIHEGTSELLNSTPLLNILKGQGNNDDGKIDGASNGNAFATYFHGIFHNYNFRREFLNYIRVKKGLDAKYGEDPYETQKDYSLNRLAEIVKEHLDMDVIDKLLFDE; from the coding sequence ATGACACACTGTATCATGGTTCAAGGAACATCATCAAATGCCGGAAAAAGTATGCTAGTGGCTGCATTATGCAGAATTTACAAGACAAGGGGATATAAGGTAGCTCCATTCAAATCTCAGAACATGTCACTGAACTCATACACCACAAAGGAAAACGGTGAAATTGGAATAGCCCAAATGCTGCAGGCAGAAGCGGCGATGATTGAACCAAGCATACACATGAATCCAGTTTTGCTCAAACCAAAGGGAGATTTCACATCAAATGTAATCATCCAGGGAAAATCAATTGGAGACATGAACTTCTATGACTATCAGCACAAGTACCACGATACAGCATTCAACGCCATCAAAGAAAGCTTCAAGATACTGTCCGAAGAGTATGATGTCATTATCATTGAAGGGGCAGGATCTCCTGCCGAAATCAACATGCGTGACCAGGACATTGCAAACATGGAAATCGCACACCTTGCAGATGCGAATGTCATCCTAATAGCTGACATTGAAATGGGAGGGGTGTTTGCGGCAATAGCCGGAACATACGTATTGCTTGACGATTATGACCGTTCACGCCTGAAGGCAACAGTAATCAACAAGTTCAGGGGAAATCTCGATATCCTAAAACCTGGACTTGACAGAATTGAAGAGATTACCGGAGAACCAGTATTGGGAGTACTGCCTTATGACGAGACATTGAAGCTTCCGGAAGAGGATTCAGCATCACTGACCACACATGTCTTTGCAGAGGACAAGGACCTGACCATAGGAGTCATCAGATTGCCTAAAATAGCCAACTTCACAGACATCGACCCATTCGAATACGAAAGCGATGTTGCGCTTAAGATGATTGGCGTCAATGATGAGATAGGTGATGTCGATGCGATAATCATTCCGGGAACCCGTAACTCAACCGAAGACATGTTTGCATTGCGTGAAAGCGGTCTTGCAGAGAGAATCATTGAAAAATCAGCTGAAATTCCTATTGTCGGAATCTGCGGAGGACTGCAAATCCTCGGTAACGTGATTCATGATGAGGACAAGCGCGAATCCAAGCATGGTACAATTGAGGGATTGGGTCTTTTGGACATCGAATCCAGCTTTTCAAGGGAAGGCAAAATCGTGACACAATCTACAGCAACAGTTCCTGATGACTTGGACGGCATTGCAGGTGAAATCTTCAAAGACATCGTCGGAGAGGAAGTTACAGGTTATGAGATACACGAAGGAACCAGCGAGCTTCTAAACTCAACACCACTTCTGAATATCCTCAAGGGCCAGGGAAATAACGATGACGGCAAGATCGATGGTGCAAGCAATGGTAACGCATTTGCTACATACTTCCACGGAATTTTCCACAACTATAACTTCAGAAGGGAATTCCTAAACTATATCCGGGTTAAAAAGGGCCTTGATGCCAAATACGGTGAAGACCCATATGAAACCCAAAAGGATTACTCCCTAAACAGACTGGCTGAAATAGTCAAGGAGCATCTTGACATGGATGTCATCGACAAGCTCTTATTTGATGAATAA
- a CDS encoding aldo/keto reductase: protein MKYTKLGNSNLNVSRVCMGCMGFGDPQNGMHTWTLPEKESIEIIKNGLENGINFYDTAIGYQNGTSEQYVGKAIRENAAREDVVVATKFLPRSEEEIANNVSGQEHIHNFVNKSLENLDMDYIDLYIYHMWDYNTPLYDILEGLNEVIEEGKVKYIGISNCFAWQLAKANAMAESEGFAKFVSIQGHYNLIFREEEREMIPLCAADNIATTPYSALASGRLSRLQGEDSKRMKEDFYAKLKYQSTEAQDMEIIKRVDELAQNYGVSMTEVSLAWLLTKVTSPIVGATKMHHVEGAVNSVELKLSSDDIIYLEEPYVAHDLVGVMADNKASANDNEKVWAKHTKNKI, encoded by the coding sequence ATGAAATATACAAAACTTGGAAACTCTAATTTGAATGTAAGTCGTGTATGTATGGGCTGTATGGGATTTGGAGATCCGCAGAACGGAATGCATACATGGACACTGCCTGAAAAGGAATCAATAGAGATAATTAAAAATGGACTTGAGAATGGAATAAACTTCTACGATACTGCCATAGGATATCAGAACGGAACCTCAGAGCAATACGTTGGAAAGGCAATCCGTGAGAATGCCGCAAGGGAGGATGTGGTCGTTGCGACAAAGTTCCTGCCACGTTCAGAGGAGGAAATCGCAAACAATGTCTCCGGACAGGAGCATATCCACAACTTCGTCAACAAAAGCCTTGAGAATTTGGACATGGACTACATCGATTTGTATATCTATCACATGTGGGACTACAACACCCCATTATATGACATTCTTGAAGGATTAAATGAGGTAATTGAGGAAGGAAAGGTAAAATACATAGGCATATCCAACTGTTTTGCATGGCAGCTTGCAAAGGCTAATGCCATGGCCGAAAGTGAGGGATTTGCAAAGTTCGTATCAATTCAAGGCCATTATAATCTGATTTTTAGGGAAGAGGAGCGTGAGATGATTCCGTTATGCGCTGCCGACAATATTGCAACAACACCATACAGCGCCCTAGCATCAGGAAGGCTGTCAAGACTTCAGGGTGAGGATTCCAAAAGGATGAAGGAAGATTTCTATGCAAAACTGAAATACCAGTCAACAGAGGCCCAGGATATGGAAATCATAAAAAGGGTGGATGAACTGGCACAAAATTACGGCGTTTCAATGACTGAAGTGTCCCTTGCATGGCTGTTGACAAAAGTGACATCCCCAATCGTCGGAGCCACTAAAATGCATCATGTTGAAGGTGCCGTCAACTCAGTTGAATTGAAACTGTCCTCAGATGACATCATCTATCTTGAGGAACCCTATGTTGCCCATGACCTGGTTGGTGTAATGGCCGACAATAAGGCCTCAGCAAATGATAATGAAAAAGTGTGGGCGAAACACACTAAAAACAAGATTTAG
- a CDS encoding class I SAM-dependent methyltransferase, whose amino-acid sequence MNMEVPLYFYLAYKDLDRLSPGSDETTLKALDKVDFDTQSELNILDIACGVGTSTILLANHFENSTVEGFDLFRHYVDKLDERIIENNLSDRVFSHAMDMNDPDFANEEFDIVFCEAAIDIIGFKKGLTQWRRLLKPNGYMVVSDITWIGRPSSESRKFWKDIYSEIDTIENKISQISKLGFEFVDYVVVPKEEWIDYHKKLERNLNSLSSDKSAGAFSKQIKKEIETYRRNSDDYSYVFYVMKWC is encoded by the coding sequence ATGAATATGGAAGTGCCATTATATTTCTATTTAGCCTACAAGGATTTGGATAGGTTATCTCCCGGCAGCGATGAAACGACTCTCAAGGCATTAGATAAAGTTGATTTTGACACTCAATCTGAATTAAATATTTTAGATATTGCCTGTGGAGTTGGCACATCAACAATACTGCTTGCAAATCACTTTGAAAATTCAACCGTTGAGGGATTTGACTTATTCAGACATTATGTGGACAAATTGGATGAAAGGATCATTGAAAACAACCTTTCCGACAGGGTTTTCAGTCATGCCATGGACATGAACGACCCGGATTTTGCAAATGAGGAGTTTGACATCGTGTTTTGTGAAGCGGCAATAGACATTATCGGATTCAAAAAGGGTTTAACGCAGTGGAGGAGATTGCTGAAGCCAAACGGATACATGGTTGTATCGGACATCACATGGATTGGAAGGCCTTCTTCCGAAAGCAGAAAGTTCTGGAAAGACATCTATTCTGAAATAGATACCATTGAAAATAAGATTTCGCAAATTTCTAAATTGGGTTTTGAATTCGTTGACTATGTGGTTGTACCTAAAGAGGAGTGGATTGACTATCACAAGAAATTGGAAAGGAATTTGAACTCCTTAAGTAGCGACAAGTCAGCAGGGGCATTTTCAAAGCAGATTAAAAAGGAAATTGAAACCTACAGAAGAAACAGCGATGATTATAGCTATGTGTTTTATGTCATGAAATGGTGTTGA
- a CDS encoding ABC1 kinase family protein: MADKKKRQRGKEINSALIKYGFGKFINRSIKSKIFPSKEEEEYSILLDDELPVNLRLMFQELGTSFIKLGQLLSTRPDMVGEKIATEFEKLQDDNPPVSYEEVKSTIESELNGNIEDLFAEFSEESLATASIGQVHMAKLPTGEKVAVKIQKAGIADTIDTDLIIMKNLAGKLHKNDELRKFNLPGIMDAFDHSIHIEIDYINELINMKQLERNFADDETIHIPIAYPEYCTSKVLTMEFVEGTKMQDVIESDSDEFDKPLLAKRVLDSFMKQLLLDGFFHDDPHAGNMFVLDDNVLCYIDLGTVGILDDDFRKELCDLLMLVGDKDVKGVINQFIYMGVVDYTMDTTDLKRDLRDLFFRYLNDDVGGLNDIFDKLLSLMQDYGIILPNEFATMARSLSMIESVSSNLDPNVDMMASIEPIATIEVKNRTDLKSLLSDKKGSILYYKNMLKSLLPLLANSIHKIENGDMSIRFELDSLDRIVSKFSLVVIIAALLISSSLVMTVTRGPMLFDMPLISVVGYIITLILGVIGIINYLYSR; the protein is encoded by the coding sequence ATGGCAGATAAGAAAAAGAGACAACGTGGAAAGGAGATAAATTCTGCGTTAATCAAGTACGGATTTGGAAAGTTCATCAATAGAAGCATAAAGAGCAAAATCTTTCCTTCCAAAGAGGAAGAGGAATACAGCATCCTATTGGATGATGAGCTTCCTGTAAACTTAAGGCTAATGTTTCAGGAGCTTGGAACATCTTTCATTAAGTTAGGTCAGCTATTGAGCACAAGACCGGATATGGTGGGGGAGAAGATAGCCACAGAATTTGAAAAGCTGCAGGATGACAATCCGCCTGTCTCATATGAGGAAGTCAAAAGCACAATCGAAAGTGAACTTAATGGAAACATTGAGGATTTGTTCGCGGAATTTTCTGAGGAAAGCCTTGCAACAGCTTCAATAGGTCAAGTGCATATGGCAAAATTGCCTACAGGGGAAAAGGTTGCAGTTAAAATTCAAAAAGCTGGCATTGCAGATACCATTGACACTGATTTAATCATCATGAAGAACCTTGCGGGAAAACTTCACAAAAACGATGAGCTCAGGAAATTCAATTTACCTGGAATAATGGACGCATTTGACCATTCAATCCACATCGAAATTGATTATATCAATGAATTGATCAATATGAAGCAACTGGAGAGAAATTTTGCAGATGACGAAACAATCCACATTCCAATTGCATATCCTGAATATTGTACCTCAAAGGTCCTTACAATGGAATTCGTTGAAGGAACAAAAATGCAGGACGTTATCGAAAGCGACAGTGATGAATTCGACAAGCCGCTCCTAGCAAAACGTGTGCTTGACTCTTTCATGAAACAGCTATTGCTTGACGGATTTTTCCATGATGACCCTCATGCGGGAAACATGTTTGTTTTGGACGACAATGTCTTATGTTACATCGATTTGGGTACAGTCGGCATTCTTGACGATGACTTCAGAAAGGAACTTTGCGACCTGCTGATGCTTGTTGGAGACAAGGACGTCAAAGGTGTAATTAACCAATTCATTTATATGGGCGTTGTGGATTACACCATGGACACTACAGACCTGAAACGTGACCTTCGTGACCTATTCTTCAGGTATCTTAATGATGATGTAGGTGGTTTGAATGACATATTTGACAAATTGCTTTCACTCATGCAAGATTACGGAATAATTCTACCTAATGAATTCGCTACAATGGCCCGTTCATTATCAATGATTGAATCCGTTTCAAGCAATTTGGATCCAAATGTCGACATGATGGCATCCATCGAACCGATTGCAACAATAGAAGTCAAAAACAGAACAGATCTCAAAAGCCTTCTCAGCGATAAGAAAGGTAGCATATTATACTATAAAAACATGCTCAAGTCCTTATTGCCTCTTCTTGCAAATTCCATTCACAAGATTGAAAACGGTGACATGAGCATAAGGTTCGAGCTTGACAGCCTCGATAGAATCGTTAGCAAATTCTCGCTTGTAGTGATAATCGCTGCCCTTTTAATAAGCTCCTCATTGGTCATGACAGTGACAAGGGGACCTATGCTGTTTGACATGCCGTTGATTTCCGTAGTAGGTTATATCATAACACTGATTTTGGGAGTAATAGGCATAATTAATTACTTATATTCCAGATAA
- the glnA gene encoding type I glutamate--ammonia ligase encodes MSEKDKKLDQIIKTIEANDIKFLKLELADIHGLPKSMAVPLKKADDVEDIVNDGLLFDGSSIAGLASINDSDLLAKPDIDTFSTIPWRPEVKGTSRFICDIFTTEGKPYDGDPRGVLKKSLQLAEKRGYQFNMGPEPEFFIITKDENGNYIPADEAEYFDVEPLDQGTDIRREIVLGLEKLDFNVEVSHHEVAAGQHEVDFKYADALKTADAVITFKEAVKALVNKLGFKATFMPKPFLGINGSGMHCNQSLFKDGKNIFYDPDTETQISQEALYFIGGLLKHAPALSAILSPTVNSYKRLVPGYEAPCYIAYGFKNRSTLLRIPASRGLGTRIECRSADPSCNPYLAFAVLLEAGLDGMDNKIDPGEPTEDNLFAYSEEEIAAKGINNLPTSLWEAYHSLEEDDVVKNALGEKVFNQFYNIKRAEWDSYRIQVFDYERDEYLNV; translated from the coding sequence ATGTCAGAAAAAGATAAAAAACTAGACCAAATCATAAAAACAATCGAAGCAAACGATATAAAATTTTTGAAATTAGAACTTGCAGATATACATGGATTGCCAAAAAGCATGGCCGTGCCACTTAAGAAGGCGGACGACGTTGAAGACATTGTAAACGACGGATTATTGTTTGACGGATCCTCAATTGCAGGATTAGCTTCAATCAATGACAGTGACCTTCTTGCAAAACCGGACATCGACACATTCTCAACAATTCCATGGAGGCCTGAAGTTAAAGGTACTAGTAGATTCATCTGTGATATTTTCACCACTGAAGGAAAACCATATGACGGTGACCCAAGGGGAGTGCTTAAAAAATCATTACAGTTAGCTGAAAAAAGAGGATACCAGTTCAATATGGGTCCTGAACCTGAATTCTTCATCATAACAAAAGACGAGAACGGAAACTACATCCCTGCGGATGAAGCTGAATACTTCGATGTCGAGCCTCTCGACCAAGGTACAGACATCAGAAGGGAAATCGTGTTAGGATTGGAGAAACTTGACTTCAATGTGGAAGTAAGCCACCACGAAGTGGCAGCAGGACAGCATGAGGTAGACTTTAAATATGCAGATGCTTTAAAAACAGCTGACGCTGTAATAACTTTCAAAGAAGCGGTCAAAGCATTAGTCAATAAATTAGGATTCAAAGCAACTTTCATGCCAAAACCTTTCCTAGGAATCAACGGAAGCGGTATGCACTGTAACCAAAGTCTCTTTAAAGATGGGAAAAACATTTTCTATGACCCGGATACCGAAACCCAAATATCCCAAGAAGCACTGTACTTCATCGGAGGGTTATTGAAACACGCTCCAGCTTTATCAGCAATACTATCCCCAACAGTTAACTCTTACAAACGTTTAGTGCCAGGTTACGAGGCACCATGTTACATAGCTTACGGATTCAAAAACAGATCAACACTCTTAAGAATCCCTGCATCCCGTGGATTAGGTACAAGAATCGAATGCAGATCAGCCGACCCATCATGTAACCCATATCTAGCATTTGCAGTGCTGCTCGAAGCAGGTTTGGATGGTATGGACAATAAGATTGACCCTGGTGAACCTACTGAGGATAACCTGTTCGCATATTCCGAAGAGGAAATTGCAGCAAAAGGAATCAACAATTTACCGACAAGCTTATGGGAAGCATACCATTCATTAGAAGAGGACGATGTAGTCAAAAATGCCCTTGGTGAAAAAGTATTCAATCAGTTCTACAACATCAAAAGGGCAGAATGGGACTCTTACAGGATACAGGTCTTCGATTATGAAAGGGATGAATACCTGAACGTGTAG